Proteins from a single region of Akkermansia muciniphila:
- the pstA gene encoding phosphate ABC transporter permease PstA encodes MKQDFSLPPAPKRPLGEVNIWLTSIGLSLGLIMIFGLLGIIVFNGLEAFWPKTVHELTIAPASQGEKPLVLYAGITKDQTRHMPADPALPGSMAKDVREYQLFTGSKEAYGQSYRYVDAHNVTASSTPKGLLCLERMEGGKALVKPLELKLASGETVPASSPEFMTAFRRALDREAELRDDIKAIDAKDIGAVNTRLADAKLDIKAIERSYDIREENGRRTATPRENPILTGMDDPAGELDRLRARVEQLNAEYARYTAEASRLREQQGRDTLVYALGDGKRKKTGMDKIVYGYQPNDLGFFGKCGVFLHNLYHFIMDDPREANTEGGIFPAIFGTFIMTLLMSALVTPVGVIGAIYLREYARQGALVQAVRICVNNLAGVPSIVFGVFGLGFFVYYLGGTIDELFYWKKLAVDNTPTFGTSGILWASLTLALMTLPVVIVSTEEALSAVPRGLREAALACGASKWQMIKRIILPSALPGVMTGLILAMARGAGEVAPLMVTGVVKLAPSLPIDGEGPFIHLERKFMHLGFHIYDVGFQSPDSDAAQPMVFATTLLLILLVVVMNLTAILIRNRLRKKYAASSF; translated from the coding sequence ATGAAACAGGACTTCAGCCTTCCGCCCGCCCCCAAACGCCCCCTGGGGGAAGTCAACATCTGGCTCACCTCCATCGGGCTCTCCCTGGGCCTCATCATGATCTTCGGCCTGCTGGGCATCATCGTCTTCAACGGCCTGGAGGCTTTCTGGCCCAAAACCGTCCATGAACTGACGATCGCCCCCGCTTCACAGGGGGAAAAACCCCTTGTCCTGTACGCCGGCATCACGAAGGACCAGACGCGCCACATGCCCGCGGACCCCGCCCTCCCCGGCTCCATGGCGAAGGACGTGCGGGAATACCAGCTCTTCACCGGAAGCAAGGAAGCCTACGGGCAATCCTACCGCTACGTGGACGCGCACAACGTCACCGCCTCCTCCACCCCCAAGGGGCTCCTGTGCCTGGAACGCATGGAGGGAGGAAAAGCCCTGGTCAAACCGCTGGAGCTCAAGCTGGCCTCCGGAGAAACCGTCCCGGCCTCCTCCCCGGAATTCATGACGGCCTTCCGCCGCGCGCTGGACCGGGAAGCGGAGTTGCGGGACGACATCAAGGCCATTGACGCCAAAGACATCGGCGCCGTCAACACCCGGCTGGCGGACGCCAAGCTGGACATCAAGGCCATTGAACGCTCCTATGACATCCGGGAGGAAAACGGAAGGCGCACGGCCACGCCCAGGGAAAACCCCATCCTCACGGGCATGGATGACCCGGCGGGGGAACTGGACCGGCTCCGCGCCAGGGTGGAGCAGCTCAACGCGGAATATGCCCGGTACACCGCAGAGGCGAGCAGGCTGAGGGAACAGCAGGGCCGGGACACGCTCGTGTACGCCCTGGGAGACGGGAAGAGGAAGAAAACCGGCATGGACAAAATCGTTTACGGCTACCAGCCGAACGACCTGGGCTTCTTCGGCAAATGCGGCGTCTTCCTCCACAACCTGTACCACTTCATCATGGATGACCCGCGGGAGGCCAACACGGAAGGCGGCATCTTCCCCGCCATCTTCGGCACATTCATCATGACCCTGCTCATGAGCGCGCTGGTCACGCCCGTGGGGGTCATCGGCGCCATTTACCTGCGGGAATACGCCAGGCAGGGAGCCCTGGTGCAGGCCGTGCGCATCTGCGTGAACAACCTGGCGGGCGTGCCTTCCATCGTCTTCGGCGTCTTCGGCCTCGGCTTCTTCGTCTACTACCTGGGCGGAACGATTGACGAACTCTTCTACTGGAAAAAGCTGGCCGTGGACAACACGCCCACCTTCGGCACCTCCGGCATCCTGTGGGCCTCCCTCACGCTGGCCCTGATGACGCTGCCCGTCGTGATCGTCTCCACGGAAGAGGCCCTCTCCGCCGTCCCCCGCGGGCTGCGGGAGGCGGCCCTGGCCTGCGGAGCCTCCAAATGGCAGATGATCAAGCGCATCATCCTGCCCAGCGCCCTGCCGGGCGTCATGACCGGCCTCATCCTGGCCATGGCCCGCGGCGCCGGAGAGGTAGCCCCCCTCATGGTCACGGGCGTGGTGAAGCTGGCCCCTTCCCTGCCCATTGACGGGGAAGGCCCCTTCATCCACCTGGAGCGCAAATTCATGCACCTGGGCTTCCACATCTATGACGTGGGGTTCCAGTCCCCGGACTCGGACGCCGCCCAGCCCATGGTCTTCGCCACCACGCTGCTGCTCATCCTGCTGGTGGTGGTCATGAACCTCACGGCCATCCTCATCCGCAACCGCCTGCGTAAAAAATACGCGGCCTC